Below is a genomic region from Sorghum bicolor cultivar BTx623 chromosome 9, Sorghum_bicolor_NCBIv3, whole genome shotgun sequence.
gatacctagaaCTTTTCTGGGTCAAATGCTACAATggtgtattttatctgtgcgcttgcggatactcTTTATTCATTTTATATAGTGCTATGATCATAAGTACAATCACATCTATTGGTGttgtgctggggatgacaacctgacTTAAGCAATGCTAAGAGATGTCCTAAGTATTTCTAATGCATTTACTAGGATAGGATTTGAATATCTTCTTTGTAATCGTGTTAGAAATACCAACAAACATTTCTGCTGTCGTTGTCGGGGGTAGAGTTATATTCTATTTTTGATGATTGTGCTAAGAAATGTCAACACTAGCCTTAGCTGATGTGTGATTCGGGATCAATCTGACGTCAATACAATCTATTTAaactataagtcattctaacttTTCTAAGTACATATATTTTTGTTATGTTCCTATTATATAGCCTACATCTAAAGTGACATGTGATTTGAAACCAAGGGAGTACAACGGTTCATATGTGACAACTTGTCACATAGCAACTACCACAAACCCATTTCTTAGGGTTTATTTGGCACAACTAGTTTCATGAGTTCTTGTGAGTTTTTTTGGCTAAACTATTTTTTCAACTCTCACAAAAAGGTTGAGTTGGGATGAAGTTAAAAAATAGCTTAATTCTAGCTTCATTTGACATCAGTGGGCTCCAACGGGCGAGCGTCGGGGATTGGCTCGAGCTCGCTGAGGACATGCATGACGACGTGGCATGCACGCCCAAGCGCTACAACCGGCTAGGGTTGGGCACGCCTGCCTTGGGCGTAGGGGAGCAGCGCTAGAGGGCATGGCCACCCCAGGGTGCTAGCTACCGCCTGTCGGCGCTGCTGGCTGGGGCCACTGACGCCGGGGTGCCAAGGGCATTAttgtaatttatttattttttctcaTCTCAttagctattttgccaaacaagaTCATAAAAACAGTTCAGCTTCACTTAAAAAGCTGTTTGTGAAGCTAAAATATATAAAGCAGTTTTATTAGTTAAGCGGAGCTGTTCCAAACAAGGCTTTATTTACTTACGTACAAGTAGGAGCCCTTctatatactccctctatataaaaaataaaagtaatttAGAACATAATTACGTCTACCAAAAAATGATTAATTAGAGATATTTTTCACTTGTCTACCTTTATTAAATAGGACTGCATAACAGCGATGCATAGCTCAATTGGCTAGTCCTACTCAGCTTGAGGCAAGAGGTTGCCACTTTAAGTCCTTGTATCActtatctataactcttataaagctaaactccactagatgaattctctcttcatgcaaggtgtccacattatttttcactaagtccatgtcatcccatattaattacaaaaaatgaccatgtcatctatatcatgtgaaatactttaaatctttaatctattaacatacaagtaatgtacatacactatttgtttcattaccaattaattcctctataatgtaaccaaatattagtttttgttctattagctgagcaattttttactagatctagtacaataaaatacatgcaagtcaaattcatatgtatacatatataatagACTGAGTATCATATAGTAAtgctatgtatataatgattagatgaattctctctccatgcaaggtgtccacatcattctccactaagtgacccaataaatattctatctcttcatgcaaggtgtccacatcattccccactaagtctATGTCAttccatattaattacaaaaaaataaCGATGTCAtatatatcatgtgaaatactttaaatctttaactTATTAatatacaagtcatgtacatacactatttattttattaccaATTAATTCCTttataatgtaaccaaatattagtttcTGTTCTATTACTTTAGTAATTTTTTACTTAGATcgaatacaataaaatacatacaagtcaaattcatatatatatatatatatacatatatagtagactgaatatcatatagtaatgctatgtatataatgatttatttttaaaaaaattatacagCAACGCACGGAGAATTtaccttgttttttttttatggcTGTGGGCGTGGGAGAGGAAGCATCAGGGCCAGCAGCGGCGGCAGCGTCCACAACTTTGTATGGAGGCTAAAATAATTCCGTGCGCAACCGATCGTGAAGTAGCTAGATGTGTCACATCCCCAGCGAAGATGCAACCCATAGTAGTAGAAATGAAACGAAAAAGTTGCAATAGAGAATTGGATTATAAATCAAGGCTGGAATCAAAGGGGTTATACGTTTGTGAAGTAGctagggccgtgtttagttcctaaagagAAAAAATTTGCGATACTGTAgtaatttcgtttgtttgtggtaattattgttcaaccatgggCTAAcctggcttaaaaaattcgtctcataaatttcgaccaaattatgtaattagtttttattttcgtctatatttagtatttcatatatgcatctaaagattcgatgtgatgtaaaatatttaaaatatttaggttttggtatggaagtaaacaaggtccAGATGTGTACACACATGTGCAGGTGTAGTGTAACCTTCCGTCCGTGCGAGGGGCAGGCAGCCAGGCACTAGCTCGTGGCCAATCCCTGTTGATGGGAGAAGGAATATTCCTGCCCTGCACAAGGACGGATGCCTCCTACTAACCTTGCTTGCACAAGCATCCTACCAAAGTCTAATTTGAAAGCAAAGAGGAGCCAAACCTAAAGATAGAAAGACCctcataaaaaaactaattgattTCCTGTCAAAAAAaactctaaggccttgtttaattctaattttttttgcaaaataggaatagtaccatttTCGTTTTTTTAGGAAAgcaatagtaccactttcgtttgtatttgacaaatattattcaatcatgtactaactagactcaaaagattcgttttatcaattccgatcaaactgtgtaattagtttttattttcgtctatatttaatacttcatgcatgcgtctaaagatttgatatgacggagaatctggaaaaaattgcaaaattttttgagaactaaacaaggccatttgAGTTTCCGATAGCTAGGTCTAGAACCATCCTCCAAACTTATTTCCATTGGTGGTTTATTAGGCCGAGAAAAGCTTGAGCTCTTGCATTGCGAAAACTCCCAAGCTCAACCGATCGAATCAGTTTCTTCATGCAGATTAACAGTTTCGCGTGGGCATAACAATTAGAACTAGCTGCTGTTCGTGGTATAGCTAGTAATTAAGCCCTGCGAAGTGGGAAGCCAAACAATGCTCTTCCCTCTCCTATCTCATGACTTCTTAGCGGCGATGGATGCCTATAGTATTCGCTGACTTATTATGAGAGAGAAACACTATTGACTGACACAAAAGTATAACTTATGAGACAAGCAAAAAACATTGCTCTTAGTACTTGATTTGAATTCATATTTGCAGAAATTCTATTAGCTACATGTCAATAACCACGCCCAAAAAATAGGAGCAAGACAATCGTAGTGGTTTTTGCAACCGCCTCGATCATAAGATCACGGTTAATTATGGCTTAACCAAGATGGTTCTTTCAACCGCCTTGGTTAATCATTTAACCGTGGCGGGTGACAGAAGACAACCGTTACAGTTGTCTTATGTCACCGGCAACAGTTAATCGcatagaaaaaaacaaaaaaaagaaatatgtGGATAAGCCTACCGAGCCCATCCATGGGCACGCTGAGCCCACCACGGGCCACCACCGCCGATGCTAGCTGGGCCTCATGCCACCGACCCTGTACGCCACCCGCTGCTGCCACATGAGACCTCACTAGATCCGGCTTCGCCTCGTGCAGATCTCATGTCCTTCTCGCCAAATCCACCGGTGCTAGAGGTGCTCCTGTCCCTGTGCTCGTCGTTGCTCCTCGTCACGCCATCACCGAATCTAGACTCCCCGCACGCAACGCCACCTAACCCGCACCGCTAGGGTGTGAGAAGAGGGAGCTGCTATCGGATCCATTGTCGTGAAGAGAGAAGGGGTAGCCACCATGccggaggaggatgaggaggtgGCCGTGcggctgccgctggaggaggaggcgtctgAGCCCATCCACGCCAGATCCATGTTGTGGAGGGAGGGGAGGAGGAAGCGGGGCTGCCCCGTGCCACTGCCAGGAGCGACCAAGCTGGCTCGTGCCATGGCCagaaggagaggagaggaggggtgcgccgccgccgtgctgcTCCGTGGAGAGGAAGGACAGACACGCCGGATGGGAGGAGGGGCACGCTAGAGTGGAGGGCGCGCCAGGTATGGGAGGTGAGGCGGGATGGGGAGGTGTGAGGAACCTAGGGTTAGAGTGTTTCTAATGATTTTCTTTATATCAAAGATGATAGCGGGCTAGTGTGGACTAGCGGGCTGGACTTCATTTATTATGGCGATTATCATAAGCAACCACCACAGTTAATAACTATTAACCGTGTCAGTTAGCCTACAAtacccgccacggttaatgatTAACGTGGCGGGCAAAAATGACATCCGTCTTGAAGCCCTTATGTGAAACGCGACTATGTACGTGCGTACTTTATTACTACAGATAACCAAACACGGGTTTATACTAACATGTGATTAGTGAGTGTAGCTCATCTAAAAGGTGTGGTTAAGTATCTAAGGGTCAGTTTGGATCCATCATTAGTTTGAATGTGCAGGGGACGGACAAAAAGTAAGTTGTGGCAAAGTTGATTGACcttcaaataaatcaaatttctCTTTTCAAGTGTCGATGTTTGAATGTGCAGGGCACTTGCCCTTCCTCTCGCTACAAGCTTGATGCTTAATGACAATACTATAGAAGAAGCCAAGAAAGAGCCAAACCGTTACACTAACATGAGAAAACAAGGTATGACAGCTGTCATACCCTGCCATGTTGCTCCTTCGTCACTGTGTGTAACTTTGTCAAGCAAGGATATACAGTGAAGCTGCTTGTTTGAATTTCTTGCCGGAGTGTCTTGGGACCTGTGCGAGCAAGGATTTCCTTGCCACCAAGGGAGAACCAAAATGGCTCTCTTGACTGGGCAAGGCTAAAGgaaccaaacatgccctaaGTTAACTACCTAGTTTTGAGTTCCCATTGACTCAAATTTAGGTTTAGATGCCTAGAAATTTCAGGTCATTGTGTGATCCTATAGAAAACTTTCATATATGTCGGACTAAACGCTAAGATGTTCTTTCGAGTTACTTTGGGAATTGGGATGCATGAATGCATATGGATAATTGTTGAGAAAAACCAGTATGAGGTTAAATCTCATGGAAAGCTTTCCTTTCTCTCTTAGAATTCTTATATTTTTCTTGTATTGCGTCCGAATGTTACAATGAAAAAATTATTCTTGCATTTAAATTCACGTTGGATTGTAAGTTTCAAACAACTTCCGTCCTACACTTTCCATATCACTGTGATCCGGCATTTCAAAGAGGCGCTAACGAGGGTGCACGTCTTTCTTTAGTGTCATAGGGTGACCTGTAAAGAAAATTAATCCTAAGGTTTTTTTTCCAAGAAATGTTCCTTCTTGGCTATTCCATAGTAAAGGAGTCAAACACTACCATAATCTTAAAATTACCTTTCAGTGCTAGGAATTTTCTTGAGGGCCTAAATAAAACCAGCAAGGGAAATATAGTTTTGTTGGCGGTGTAACTAAACtctgaagaaaacatatatttctTGGAGTTTGAAGTAACCCACGAAGGAATATGGGTGTTTCCTTGAGTGTTATTAGAAACTGTCGAGGTAATTGCTCACATCTTGGGATGCTATTCAAAATTGCCAAGGTAATTCGTTTTTGCTTGAGTGCTATTCTAAACCGTCAAGGTAATTCAATTTTTTTGATATAACTGGAAACCCCTAAAGAAATTCTCAAAGCTTTAAAAGTCAatgtttttatttttccaaATGACCTTAGATGGAGATTTACCCTAAACAAAAGTTGTAGTATTCGATGAGATCTAAAACTTTTTAGTTCAAACCTTTTACATTTGAAAACATTTAGGATCTCAAATATTCATTTCAAGATTCAATAAAGTGGATAAAAAACAAAAGAACAATTGACTTAGTCACAAGTTACTTTGAGGTGCCGTAGTAAATGTGCCTATCATTGATTTATGTTTTTTTGCTCTTGTTCTATATTTCTCTAGAGGTTGTTGGCCTTCGAGGAAACTAATTTCCTTGACGGTTATGAGTATCTGGTCCTCAAGAAAACTAATTTACTTGGTGGTTACAACATTTTTTGTCCCTTTGGAGAATTAAGTATGGTCCTAGTATCCTTGGTGGTTAGCGTCCAAGGAAAATATATTTGAGTATTAAAACCGCCAAGGAAATATATTTCTCTtatcatctatccttggcagACTTTGCTTGACGGTTTGTGGCCAAGGATCATTCCTTGATGGTTTAGGCATTTTTCTTGGTGGTTTTGGCCACTCAAGGTGATTCAGGATTGTGGTAGTGAAAGAAACAACAATGGTTTGTTGGAGGGACCAGGTAAGATTGGACGGAACAGACCCAATTTTAGTGGTGTTTTTGGTTCAAAGTTAAGCCAAAGTCATTGACATCACACTCCCCTAGATACGGGATGGCTCTACCCAAAACCCTGAGGGACCAGCCATGCATCTGGGATATGAGCGTGGTAGTCTTATCTGATAGTTGGGTCCCTTAGTTATTGTCTCATCCCATTTTTTGGTGTCCCTACGCCATAAAGAAAATAGATCGGCTCTTCTTGACCAAACAGAACATTGATTTCTCCTATCAAAAAAGATAGAGAGAGACATGACTATCCTACTCTATCTTATCTCCCAACCAAATGCTGCTTAAATGCTCTCATACTAGTTGGTTAAAAATACACATTCACAACACTTTGTAATTCAGTATGAAATACTTGTTCTCTTTCTTCGATGCGAATTTATTGTACCAAGTTTATAGACTTACAGATGAGAGTTTTCAAGGACCGTAATAAAGCGCAACAGGGCTCCACCTTGCGACCATTGTCTACCTCGCACTTGTCCTTACCCCACCATGGCCCCCTACCACCTGCGGCTAATGGCTCCCGACGCCTCACCGTGCCGGCTACCTCCTGCCCTTGTCCCTCGACCCCGCCTCCCCTAACCTCTGCCGCGATGCCTCCGCTGGTCTTGTCCTCGCCCCTACCCCACCTCGCTCCCACCACCACAGCCAATAGCTCCTCCTGCCTCGTCACGCCACCTGCCTCCCGCCCCCGCTTGTCGACCCTACCCAATTGTTGTCCCCGTTGTTGCGACACCGTTGTGTGGCCCTCCACCTCCATTGTGTGAAGATTGCTGCCCCCAAAGCCCCAAGCTCACCGGTAAGTAGATCTACTAACCTCAAAACCCTAGTTGCCGTGGTGTCTTTTTCTCAATCTTCGGCTGCTACCGCCATGTCTTTTTCTCCGTCTTCCGTGAGTCATGGGCATAGTCGCACCAAGCGTGACAGGTCGCTTAATAGAATTTAGGATTTTTAAAACCTAGTTTTACAATTAAAAAGTGTCTAATTTTGAAATTTGGGAGTCCAatattttttagatatatagaccttgtttagttatacctaaaatctaaaatttttttaagatttctcataacatcgaatcttacggctcatacaaaaaaatattaaatataaataaaaaataattaattatataatttatctataatttgatagataaattttttaaatctatttattaatttataattagataataattagcaaatacaaacaaaagtgttaccgtTCTAACTTTTTACCTAGGGATGCGATAGTTTGACCGGACGGTGTAGGACCCGGCGTTTAAACCGGCACACCCTGTAGAAGCAGAGCACAAAGCGCACCTCCTTCCTAGCgcagaaaaagataaaagaaaaaaggaaaaaaaaatccatcCGTCTTCTTCCCCTTGTTCACCAAACCAAACAGAAGCCGTACTCCACCGCTCTTCTCCCCAATCAGCCATGCTCGCCCACCGTCTCCtcctcgtcgccgtcgccgtcgccgccgctgccgcggcTACTGTGAGCAGCACCGCCTTCGCTAAGCCGACGGCCTACGAAGCCCTCGCCGACTTCGACTTCCCGCCGGGGATCCTCCCCAAGGGCGTGGTCGCCTACACGCTCGACAACGCCACGGGCGCCTTCACGGCCACGCTCGATGCCTCCGCGTCCGGCACCGGATCCTCCGTCTGCGAGTTCTCCATCCAGGGCTCCTACTCGCTGCGCTACCAGACCAAGATCACCGGCAAGATCGCCCCCGACCACCTCAGCGACCTCCAGGGGGTCTCCGTCAAGGTCCTCTTCCTCTGGATCAACATCGTCGAGGTCACCCGCCGCGGCGACAACCTCGAGTTCTCCGTCGGCATCGCCTCCGCCGACTTCGGGATTGAGAACTTCCTCGAGTGCCCAACCTGCGGCTGCGGGTTCGACTGCAACGACCTGCTCATGCTCCAGAAGCCGGGGGCCGCCACCGCCAAGCTGCGCCTGCGAGGTGCCTTTTAGAATTCCACGCCTGCAGATTCGGTGACTGCTGCTGTAAGCTGCCACTACTAGTAGTGCTGTACTATGTCTTAGTAGATGTGGGTTAATAATGAGGGCAAACTTGAAAGATCCCATCTTTTAGATGTGGGATGGGTTAGTAAGTTAAGGACTCGATTACATGTTTCACCAACTATTTCAGACAGTTTTAGGAACAGTCACACTGTCACAGAAGCAATTGAGATCTTTCAAATATTTTGATTTATAAATCTCTGTATGGAATTTGTCTTCTGTGATGCTTGCACCTCATGTGAAGTAGTTTCTGAAGTGGTGATAGTTGAATCCTATGGTTACTGAGGGTTACTTCAAGTGCTTGCTGTTGTTGTTGGTTCAAGATTTCATTAGTTTTCCATTTTGATGAGACAAAATATTTGTTCTCACACAATTGAGATAAGCTTAAATGTAATAGAGTAACTGTTAAACTTAATAAGAGCAACACTATTGTTGCTACTGTGATTCCACTTCAGAAGTTATCAGATTTTAAGAAATGACTTAACCTTATTTACTAAAAAGGAGGAGAATTGCAACAATATTTAAAGCTATTCAAAGTTTTTTTGTTTCTAGTTGGAAAATAATGATGAGAAATGGAATACAAATATCTGTAGATGTGTATGTGAGCATTTTATGCTGTTTGAAATCTCATGTTGGAATTTCTAAGCATAGTTTGTTAATTTTCTGTACTTGAATTGCCTGTTATGATTTGTGTGCTTTAATTGTCTGTTGTTGTAGTTGGTTgaaggcttcttatttttcttttcaagaagAAACGGAGTTTTGCTTTTGGACCATTGAGAGAGGCAGAGAGCCTAAATTGGTAGAGTAATGTTCACGTACAAAAGTAATATTATTGTTGCTACAATGATTTCAAAAGGAGGTAGATTTTTTTCCCCTTAAGGGCACTACAATTTTCTTCAAGAAAGCATGGAATTGCTTAGTAAGTACAAAGCACTATGTACCTTTGACATGGCAATTTCTGCTTCACTATAGCTAGTTTAATATCatcttatctttttttttcctcgaaCATGAGCAGCATACCATTGCATTAATATAAGGATAGAGTTACAAGACACAAACATGCTAGTTTATTGTGATCATTTGGTTATGTTTATAGTTCCTTTTTCTATAGTTCTCAGCTTTTAGTTTGATATCAAGTTCAGAAAGAACTTGATGTCATGGCTCGTGTACTATTTCAAACAGTTTAGAGATACCAGAGGAGCAATTAAGATCCATCATCGTTTCTGATTTATGAGTTCCTTTTGGAAATTGTGTTCTTTCCGTTGTTATGTCTGCTGGATGTGAATGAATTTCTGAAGCTGTGGTTATTGAATTCAATGGGTACGGATGGTTTGTATTAGTTATTTGCCGTGGTTGTTGGTTGAAGACTTCAATGGTTTACCATTTTGATGTGAAACTGTTTCTTTTCTTCCTAGCAGGAAAATAACTATGAGAAAGAGAATAGAAATTTCTGTACATGTGCTGTGAACCTTGTATTATGGTGTGCTTAATTCCTAAGCTTAATTTATTATGTCCTGGTAGTTGAACCCCACTGCTGTGAATGGTGTGCTTTAATTGTCTGCTATTGTAGTTGGTTCAAGCCTTGAATGGTTCATTAGTTTGCCATTTCGTGTAAAAATGAACTGTTGCTTTCAGACTGTCGAGAGAGATCTTAATTTAGTATATGTGGTACAAGAGAAATATTATTGTTGGTACATTGCTTTCAAATGTAACTAGAATTTTCTTCCTTTGTAATTTCCTTTGCTTAGTACAAAACACTATGTACCTTTGGCATGAAAATGTCTACTCTCTACTCTCCAGTTAGATTACTAGTATTATCACTTGGTAATGTTTTTAGTTCCTAATTAACTCTTTGTACTTCTCAACTTTTCGATCGCATAGCAAGTTCAGGAAGAAGTTGATGTCATGTTTCATGTACTGTTTTATACAGTTTAGAGAGACTAGCAAGCAATTAAGATTTGTCATAGGTTCCAGTTTATGAATCCCTTTTGGAAATTATGCACTTTACCTTGTGATGTCTGGTTCGTGTGGATGGCTGTAGCAGTTTATTCCCATGGCTGTGACCTATGGATTCTGTGATTTGATCTTCTGTTCTGGTAGACTGGTAGTTGTTTGATGGGTTCATGCCATTTAAGTGGACATGGAGATGCTTATGGACTGTTAAAAGTGGGCTTAAATGAACAATCATTATTGGACTACATGAGCACTATATTTGTCACAGAAGAATTAAATGTTAACAAATGGCTACAATGTTTTCACTAGAGAAGAGGGGATAATGTTATGTAGTTTCTAAACTGCAAAGAGTGATGATAAGGAGAATAAATGACATAATTGGCTTCAAACATTCTGTAGATGTCCTTTTTTACCCCCTTCTCAAACACACAGAACTGTGTATCAATACAGTAAGAAGAGAGTTACATCTAGTTTGTTAGATTACATTAGCGCTGTTTACAGATTGAAACTCCAACATGGCCTACCTGTCTATTTCAAGCCATGAAGATACTGAGATAGTAATTAGGTGCCTGGAGCTATTTCACCATTATTACTTAGTATTGTTTCTACTTTCTAGTTCCTTATCAGTTCCCTCAGAGACATTGCAAGATTGTATGTTCATATTAAATGCTATACACTATACTTTTAAGAGGTTAGTATGTAACTTCATGTTTTGGTATTCAGAATCAGCAGTGGATATATCCAATTGTGAATTAAGATTACTACATTTTCCTTCTATGTGAGTTTCTTTTTCGAGGAGTTGTGGTTGGTTTCTTCATACATTCTTAAGactggccttatttagtttccaaaaaattttgcaaaattttttatattcctcgtcacatcgaatctttagacgtatgtatggaatattaaatataggcgaaaataaaaactaattgtacaatttggttggaattgacgagacgaatcttttgagcctagttagtccatgattgaacaatatttatcaaatacaaacaaaagtgctacaatgtcgattttttaaatttttttgaaactaaacaaggccaaagaggTCGTGGCTTCTGAACTAGGCATTGGTTGGCATGTGCTATAGTTATTGCATAGAACATAGGAAGAAAATGGACTTAAATGTATGTGAATGCAGGTGCTCTCCCCCTTTGATAAAAAATAACATTAGTTCTAGTGGGCCCAAGACTGAATCTATTTGGCTAGGGAACAAGGAAGTAAACTGAAGATTCATAGGCATTGAAGAGTTCCAGAATCCAGATTGCTCAGAAGAAAGAAAACTCTGATTGGATTGGAAATCATTGGATTGCTTTGATTCGAAAACTGATTACCGATTGCCTCAGTAggaagctttttttttttaacgtAACTCAGTAGGAAGCTTAATTCAGAGTAAGAATA
It encodes:
- the LOC8061920 gene encoding uncharacterized protein LOC8061920, translated to MLAHRLLLVAVAVAAAAAATVSSTAFAKPTAYEALADFDFPPGILPKGVVAYTLDNATGAFTATLDASASGTGSSVCEFSIQGSYSLRYQTKITGKIAPDHLSDLQGVSVKVLFLWINIVEVTRRGDNLEFSVGIASADFGIENFLECPTCGCGFDCNDLLMLQKPGAATAKLRLRGAF